A single Lactuca sativa cultivar Salinas chromosome 8, Lsat_Salinas_v11, whole genome shotgun sequence DNA region contains:
- the LOC111900002 gene encoding DEAD-box ATP-dependent RNA helicase 21-like, whose amino-acid sequence MLRRSSHHRSSPKDGDRSDRDKQRGGKGRDKDRERERERDIGGDRDRERDRVRVKREHGCEPEKEREERDQVKEKEHERPHRSGSRSEDMGVKGTGKRVVIERLKIKK is encoded by the coding sequence ATGCTGAGACGCTCTTCACACCATCGTTCATCTCCAAAAGATGGGGATAGGAGTGATAGAGACAAACAAAGGGGTGGAAAGGGTAGAGATAAAgatagagaaagagaaagagaaagagacatAGGTGGTGACAGGGATAGGGAGAGGGACAGGGTGAGGGTAAAAAGGGAACATGGATGTGAGCCTGAGAAAGAAAGGGAAGAGAGAGATCAAGTGAAAGAGAAAGAACATGAAAGACCACATCGAAGTGGAAGCAGATCAGAAGACATGGGAGTGAAAGGGACAGGGAAAAGAGTCGTGATAGAGAGGTTAAAGATAAAGAAATGA